The region TTATATCAAAAGTATTAGTAGTATAAACTCCTGTTTTCTTCATACCATTAATTGTAATATGATTTTTTTCTCTTATATCTTCATGATTCATTTGCCATACAACTTTTTTATTTCCATCTAAAAGAGTCAAACAGTAATTACTCATATATGCTTCATGCATCATTTCTTCACCAGAAGTTTTATTCCATCCACCATCACTTTTATAAACTTGCTCAAAATACTCTACTAACCTCTCATTTCTTTGAGTTTGTATATTTTGCATATATTTATTAAATGTATCAGTTATAGTTCTATTTACAATTAAAGCTAATAATAATACAGCAGTTACAGCACAAAATATTATGATAAAACTTAATCTTCCTCTAATACTTTGCTTCATAATTCATCACCAAATTTATAACCGACCTTTGTAACAGTAAGTATGTACCTTGGAGATTTAGTATCTTCCTCAATTTTCTTGCGTAAATTTTTTATATGAACATCTATACTTCTATCTGAGCCCTCAAAATCAATACCAAAAACTCTCTCTATTATTGCTTCTCTTGTAAATACTTTTCCTTTATTTGAAGCTAAAAAATATAATATATCAAATTCATTAGGAGTTAAACTTACTTCTTCTCCATTTAATTTAACTGTTCTTTTATCAATATCAATTATTAATCTATTGTTATCAAAAGAGAGAATATTTTCTTTATTTCTTCCGACTCTTCTAAAGAGTGCATTTACACGGGCAGTAAGTTCCCTTGGACTTAATGGTTTTATTAAATATTCATCAGCTCCAATATTTAATCCTTCTATTTTATCACTTAAAGTGCTTTTAGCAGTTAGCATAAAAATATATACATCTGATATTTTTCTAAGTATTTTGCAAACTTCTTCACCATCGATATCTGGCAACATTAAATCTAAAATCACAAGATCAATTCTTTTTTTTCTAAAAATTTCAATTCCGTCTAATCCGTTTTCAGTAGTAAACACCACATATCCTTCTTTCTCCAAATATGCCTTTACAACTTCTGATACACTTTTTTCATCTTCAATTATTAGAATGCTATTCATAATATTAACCTCTTAAACTTTTCATATTTTATTACACTCTCGTATATTTAGCATTTTAATATAAACTTATGAATTTTATATGTAGATAATCTTACATATCTATCAAAAATCATCAGTGAATTTTTCCATTTCAAATATTCCATAAACTATAATATATTTAATTTAGGTGGTATTCTAGATATAATAAAAACACCCATACTTCTCAGTATGAGTGCTTATTAATTGGAATTTATCCCTTTTTATTTTTTCTATTTATAGAGCAAAAAAGAGCAGCACCTATAGCAATCCAAATAGCAATTTTCATTTAAAATCACTTCCTACAAATTCCTATTTATTAATCTATCCTGAATAGTTTTCCAACTTCTGTTTACCTATAGCAACTCCGCTTACATGATTTACCATCTTTAAAATAGTTAGCAATTGA is a window of Clostridium pasteurianum DNA encoding:
- a CDS encoding response regulator transcription factor, whose product is MNSILIIEDEKSVSEVVKAYLEKEGYVVFTTENGLDGIEIFRKKRIDLVILDLMLPDIDGEEVCKILRKISDVYIFMLTAKSTLSDKIEGLNIGADEYLIKPLSPRELTARVNALFRRVGRNKENILSFDNNRLIIDIDKRTVKLNGEEVSLTPNEFDILYFLASNKGKVFTREAIIERVFGIDFEGSDRSIDVHIKNLRKKIEEDTKSPRYILTVTKVGYKFGDEL